The region ttctaaATATAAGGTTATTGAATCTAATGGGTTGttttatacaaaaaatgaaaaatatgctaatttttttataaatataaaaaaaaagaaacaagttaaaaataaagatgatagttataatattataaaattattatttccaagatgtattattgtttttatcattttattattgtttataATTCCATTGGTGAGTACTTAATTAtagatgaaaataaaattaaaaaaaaatttataattatatatatatatatatgtatatttatttacatgTGAGTGtgtgtttatatttacttatttttttactttttttttttagaatgaagttatatataatgaatatgatTGTTCTAGTAAACACATTCAACATTATTGTATTAGAAACTTATCAGAGAGTTTAAGGGGTAAAAATGAATTTGACGATGATTCGGAAAATTGGTGGTCAAGTAATTTgtttaaagaaaaaaaaaaaagtgtAAAAAATTCggaagaaataaaaaattattctagttgtaaaacaaaaaaaagtaaGTCTCAACATAAATCTAAAACAAAGAGTTCTAAAGAAAAAAgtgtaaaaaatatttttggTAGTAAAAGAAGTAGTTCACATGAAAATACTGATTTATATAGTGATAGTGATGTGGAGTATGACTATGGAAATCTATTTTATGATTGTTATTATACTGAAGAATTAATTGAACCCTGCgtagaaaaagaagaagaaacATATTATGATGCACAAGAAGATTTTCCTAgtgaagaaaaaaataaatataaaataaaagaaaatgaaaaatcttataaaaatgtaaataatgACTGTAAGGTAGAAGATGTAGAAAATATGCATTATAaacttttttataactGGAAATTAGGAAAAGAAGCTTTGACGAAATTATTAGGATGTTCTAATAGATTAAGAGTAAATAATGTGAAATATGCTGATTGGAAATTTAAATCTATTCCAACTGTAGGTTTTTCAAAAGATGGAGATAGACTTCAAGAAATGTTTAAAGCTTCTgttttttcatataatgAGAAAGGTGAAGAAGAAGGAGaagtatatttatttattaaaaagataCCTATAGAGGTGTGGGTAAGACAGTACAATCTTATGAATGCTCATAAAGGAGAATATTTATTAGATGGagaaaattttattatggAAGGAGTAACCTCAGCTTATTTAAGCGAGTATTATCCTGGGCTCATACCTAAATTGTACAAGGTATTATATGAGCCtgaaaatgataaatgTAATGTCGACAATAACAATACAAATGTAGATAATCATAAGAGTGATAGTAAGCATAAGAGTAATAGTAAGCATAAGAGTAATGGTAAACATAAGAGTAATAGTAAGCATAAGAGTAATGGTAAACGTAAAAGTGATAGTAATGACCaagatgataaaaatgacCAACGTGATAGTAATGACAGGAGTGATAATAATCACAAATGTGATAGTAACAACAAATGTGATAATAATAGccataataaaaataaccataatgatgataataatacaaaCGATGTTGTTGATGAAGATATTGAGGCTTATAGTGATTTGAATAAATTTAATGAGATGTTAACAGAacaattaaataaaaataagaatgGTTATGTTGTTTTTGTTTCTGAATTATTTGGTGAAGATctttttcaatatattaataaaaggaatgaaaatgaagataCTCGTGTAAGaaatgaagataaaaaaataattatgtttgaatttttaaagttattaataaaattacaTAATGCAGGATTGGCACATCTTGATATATCTCctgaaaatattttaatagaaaataatgGTGATTTACGTTTATGTGATCTAGCTAAATGTGCTCCATTATATACATGTAATTTAAGACATATTAAAGGAAGTGGGgatgatttatatttattccAATCTTATCAACCATGTGTTGGAAAAATCCCATGTATTCCAAAAGAGTGTTGGGATATTATAAGagaacatataaatttaaaaattgaTCATCcttttgaatatttatcATCTATTACTGATCaagaagaaagaaaaaaatattattttgatgTACACTGTgtagataaatatatgcttggtatattttatatatggATGTGGAATTTAAGTTATATATGGAAACGAGCTGATCCACCAAATGATAAaacatttaataatttcttaaaatacgatttgaatataaatgtatttcAGTTAACCCAACAATGGCCAAAAGGACTCAAAGATATAATTAAcgtaatatatatatatataaaaataataaaaatgttttatattatatatacataatgggtgttttgttttgttttatattacatgaaattatttatatgtatatatgtgtgtatacatatatatatatgtatatatattttccctttatagaaattattattactagAAAGCAGAATGAAGACAGatttaaatgaattaaCTGAACATCCTTGGTGGTTTAGTGAAgattaaattttatttttttttaagtatTATTTgatcttttattattaatagactttatataaaaaaatgaggATTGACACATGcaatatcaaaaaaaaataaaaaaagaattaaaaaggaatattttattgtttaggacaatatagaaataataatatatatatatatatgtttcaaccttaaaaaggaagaacccacatatatagaaataatttatgtccttttatattgtaagaatttttttttttttctttcttttttttttttttttttttttattataaatagaataatttttaattaaaagtgttatttttttatttttttttttgttaaaGCATTTCCtacttatttatattattttttcgttttgatttgtttttgttttgtaattaatatatattttttaaatagtatattttattattgtcaatgaattatatatatatttttttttaattttttattttattattattattcatatgaCATTCATCaaaacattttaatttatatatttttaaaattatataatatatagaaaaaataaataaaaattttacaTGTGGACAAATTTCATGtgtttttaaataatttatataaacatttatttaaacttttttttttcttatatatatatatatatatgattaaaatataaaattcatatgtaataatataaataatattaatttctAAAATAAAGGAATACTAAAATATCTCCTTATATTCTTTCTGTAGGATTTAATATTTAgtgtatgtatattatatatacatataatgtatatatgatttttattattaagaaatgttattattttaagAACATGCgtctttatttttatcatatatatttatatattatttataataatttcttaaataacatttaattaatatatatatatatatatatatatatatataatatatataaaataaatacattttactatttcttatttaaattaataatattttataacattcatatattttacaaagttattactttttttcttatatatatattttgcAGTAATATACGATTATTgaaaatacatatttattatatatatattataatttaaaatttattcttattaattgtgtttttctattaattttttttttttctttaattttgtttttatttattgtatcctatatttttattataattttttaagaatttgttatatatatatataatattaatatagtaaaatatataataaaataaatatataatttttgatattaatttgtttataagcaatttgaatatttataaatacataaaataagattataattataatatatatattttttttacttatatattattacatgtatttttttttttttttttttttttttttttttttttttaaaaatgaatatatttaaatattataacatttatttatcaCTAGCTGTTCTGGGATTTGTACATATACAAGTAAGTTAATATTGTAATGtcttaaaatatatatatatatatatataattctttaaatttattttattttttatacagTGTAATTGTGATGGCATAAATTATTCTTTGTCCCCAATTCAatttaatgataatatatttagaaGGATCTTGTCTACCAATGAATCTGTTGATGTTGTT is a window of Plasmodium gaboni strain SY75 chromosome 4, whole genome shotgun sequence DNA encoding:
- a CDS encoding serine/threonine protein kinase, FIKK family — protein: MNYFSKYKVIESNGLFYTKNEKYANFFINIKKKKQVKNKDDSYNIIKLLFPRCIIVFIILLLFIIPLNEVIYNEYDCSSKHIQHYCIRNLSESLRGKNEFDDDSENWWSSNLFKEKKKSVKNSEEIKNYSSCKTKKSKSQHKSKTKSSKEKSVKNIFGSKRSSSHENTDLYSDSDVEYDYGNLFYDCYYTEELIEPCVEKEEETYYDAQEDFPSEEKNKYKIKENEKSYKNVNNDCKVEDVENMHYKLFYNWKLGKEALTKLLGCSNRLRVNNVKYADWKFKSIPTVGFSKDGDRLQEMFKASVFSYNEKGEEEGEVYLFIKKIPIEVWVRQYNLMNAHKGEYLLDGENFIMEGVTSAYLSEYYPGLIPKLYKVLYEPENDKCNVDNNNTNVDNHKSDSKHKSNSKHKSNGKHKSNSKHKSNGKRKSDSNDQDDKNDQRDSNDRSDNNHKCDSNNKCDNNSHNKNNHNDDNNTNDVVDEDIEAYSDLNKFNEMLTEQLNKNKNGYVVFVSELFGEDLFQYINKRNENEDTRVRNEDKKIIMFEFLKLLIKLHNAGLAHLDISPENILIENNGDLRLCDLAKCAPLYTCNLRHIKGSGDDLYLFQSYQPCVGKIPCIPKECWDIIREHINLKIDHPFEYLSSITDQEERKKYYFDVHCVDKYMLGIFYIWMWNLSYIWKRADPPNDKTFNNFLKYDLNINVFQLTQQWPKGLKDIINKLLLLESRMKTDLNELTEHPWWFSED